In Thermospira aquatica, the following proteins share a genomic window:
- a CDS encoding HD-GYP domain-containing protein, translating into MERKLSYLIVDDDRAIVKLISEALTLQPFTFQVFSALNAEDALSILERESIDIMVVDILLPGISGIDLLKKVLQKYENISSIMISGYSDIDKVSQALKLGVYDYIIKPINIEEFLHTLSRLVERIHLLDEKKLYVQTLEARVKEATENLASMFYEVLSSTIYILEARDINTLRHSQDVAWYAEMLGKELGLADDQLDKLRMGGILHDIGKVGLKDEILFKPGKLTPEEYAIVKQHPVIGKKIIYPINQFDRDVLDIVYSHHEWWNGSGYPEGKRGEAIPFLARITAIADAYSAMVAARVYKPAKKPEEALEELKNFSGIQFDPELVPVFCKAIEKNILSKKGE; encoded by the coding sequence ATGGAAAGAAAACTCTCCTACCTCATAGTAGATGATGACCGTGCTATTGTCAAGCTTATCTCAGAGGCACTTACCCTTCAGCCCTTTACCTTTCAGGTTTTTTCCGCACTCAATGCCGAGGATGCTCTTTCTATCCTCGAGAGAGAGTCTATAGACATCATGGTAGTCGATATCCTTCTCCCTGGCATTTCCGGGATAGATCTTCTTAAAAAAGTCCTCCAGAAATATGAAAATATATCTTCCATCATGATCTCTGGCTATAGCGACATCGACAAGGTTAGCCAAGCGCTCAAACTTGGGGTTTATGATTATATCATCAAACCCATTAATATCGAAGAGTTTCTCCACACCCTGAGTCGTCTCGTCGAACGTATCCACCTTCTCGATGAAAAAAAGCTTTACGTTCAAACCCTTGAAGCAAGAGTCAAAGAAGCTACTGAAAACCTGGCTTCCATGTTTTATGAAGTACTTTCCTCCACGATCTACATCCTGGAGGCACGAGACATCAATACCCTCCGTCATTCCCAGGATGTTGCCTGGTATGCTGAGATGCTCGGGAAAGAGTTGGGTCTTGCCGATGACCAGCTTGACAAACTCCGCATGGGTGGCATCCTTCATGACATCGGCAAAGTTGGTCTAAAGGATGAAATCCTCTTCAAGCCAGGAAAACTCACCCCTGAAGAATACGCTATCGTGAAACAACATCCCGTCATCGGTAAAAAGATCATCTACCCCATAAACCAGTTTGATAGAGACGTTTTGGATATCGTCTACTCTCACCATGAATGGTGGAATGGAAGCGGCTATCCTGAAGGAAAAAGGGGAGAAGCCATCCCTTTCCTCGCCAGAATCACAGCTATTGCTGATGCCTACAGTGCCATGGTGGCTGCCCGAGTCTACAAACCTGCCAAAAAACCCGAAGAAGCCCTCGAAGAACTCAAAAATTTTTCAGGAATACAATTCGATCCCGAGCTTGTTCCGGTTTTCTGCAAGGCTATAGAGAAAAACATCCTCTCCAAGAAAGGAGAATAA
- a CDS encoding FlgO family outer membrane protein — MMIKKRFFSLWMFLTGILLFAQNTIIAQETHRMRIAVVEFELRGDPIEIKDIEKIVPEFLITELQKIKKYEIEERLLLAKVLQEQKLSATGLITEETAVKIGQLFGVEALVSGTIISFENEIIINARIISTTTGEIISSAMVKFTNRKNSKKILKFSPISFAAYLRKNFRRSKKFKK, encoded by the coding sequence ATGATGATCAAAAAACGATTTTTCTCTCTCTGGATGTTCTTAACGGGAATTCTTCTCTTTGCTCAAAATACCATCATCGCTCAAGAAACACACCGCATGCGAATTGCTGTTGTAGAGTTTGAGTTACGAGGAGACCCTATCGAAATAAAAGATATCGAAAAAATTGTCCCTGAATTTCTTATTACTGAACTTCAAAAAATAAAAAAATATGAAATCGAAGAACGATTGCTGCTTGCCAAAGTTCTCCAGGAACAAAAACTCAGTGCCACAGGTCTGATTACTGAGGAAACCGCCGTAAAAATCGGTCAGTTATTCGGGGTAGAGGCTTTAGTCAGTGGCACCATCATCTCTTTCGAAAACGAAATCATTATCAATGCTCGCATCATATCCACGACCACTGGAGAGATCATCTCTTCAGCCATGGTAAAGTTTACAAATCGAAAAAACTCAAAGAAAATATTGAAATTCTCGCCTATCAGCTTTGCGGCATATCTGCGCAAAAACTTCAGGAGATCAAAGAAATTCAAGAAATGA
- a CDS encoding glycosyltransferase, whose product MAKVDLHVHSRYSERPSMWFLNKIGAKESYTDPFTLYRLMKERGMDFVTITDHNRIDGAELLVERYPGDCFISVEATTYFPEDGCKAHLLVYGITREQFHKIQMLRENIYHLRDYLVEQNLPHSLAHATYAVNGRLTPDHLEKFLLLFNVFEGINGARLGYFNQQWMDILRRLTPEHLAQLEKKHGIHPVGKEPWIKGLTGGSDDHGGIFLGRTYTEAEAETPVEFLRAIQNRQTMPLGYQNDYKGLVYSIYKITYDHLEEMKIASQKSKNLFVSLSQQIFRPRRSTLKEKLFFFMRKKKRSDVLRDILERTLAGLREREQEDIRVKLDFLYDRITEMSDEFFSRLVKSFEKNIRQGDLMGIIKNLSSSLTGVFLAAPFLSSAKHLYSNRALLVELRKRMNLPLPDKPKKILWFTDTINDLNGVSATLKELGWISYKEQMPLKFVTSLLDHEIDEGIPPNTIYLDFFHAFALPFYDHYTLKLPSLLRALERLTAENPDEIYISTPGPLGLLGILVAKLMNLPIASIYHTDFVREAEKIVEDEGILSLLKQYELWFYSMADEVRFQSQEYFHILKERGIPESKLRFLPKGINTSVFRYLPEVRDVFHHSFGIPEGVNLLYAGRISKDKNVDVLLEIYKKLSEKYENINLIFVGDGPYLKDLKHKAKSYERVFFLGKIRRDALPHVYSASDVFVFPSTTDTFGMVVLEAQACGVPALVTDEGGPKQIILPEETGFVLPVSEVEKWVEKIEYLMRKRKTLEWRYLRQKASQHVQKNYRWEVVLGSIFETV is encoded by the coding sequence ATGGCAAAAGTGGATCTCCACGTACATTCACGGTATTCTGAGCGACCATCCATGTGGTTTTTAAACAAGATAGGAGCTAAAGAATCGTATACGGATCCTTTTACGCTGTATCGTTTGATGAAAGAGCGAGGGATGGATTTTGTTACGATTACAGACCATAACCGTATTGATGGAGCTGAGCTTCTGGTGGAGCGTTATCCCGGGGATTGTTTTATCAGTGTTGAGGCGACAACCTATTTTCCTGAGGATGGATGCAAGGCACATCTTTTGGTATATGGGATTACGCGTGAACAGTTTCATAAAATACAGATGCTTCGAGAAAACATCTATCATCTAAGAGACTATCTGGTAGAGCAGAATCTCCCGCACTCGCTTGCGCATGCAACCTATGCGGTAAATGGGAGACTCACTCCGGATCATCTTGAAAAGTTTCTTTTGCTTTTTAATGTTTTTGAGGGCATTAATGGGGCGCGTCTGGGGTATTTTAATCAGCAGTGGATGGATATCCTGAGAAGACTTACCCCGGAGCATCTTGCTCAGCTTGAGAAGAAACATGGGATTCATCCTGTGGGGAAAGAGCCCTGGATTAAGGGACTGACAGGAGGATCTGATGATCATGGAGGAATATTTTTAGGCAGAACGTATACCGAAGCAGAGGCAGAAACTCCTGTAGAATTTTTGCGTGCTATTCAGAATCGACAAACCATGCCTCTTGGTTACCAGAATGACTACAAGGGCTTGGTGTATTCGATCTACAAGATCACGTACGATCATCTTGAGGAGATGAAGATAGCTTCACAGAAGTCTAAAAATCTCTTTGTTTCTTTGTCACAGCAGATCTTTCGTCCGCGGAGATCCACGTTGAAAGAGAAGCTCTTTTTCTTTATGAGAAAGAAAAAGCGTTCCGATGTTTTGCGGGATATTCTAGAGAGGACGCTTGCGGGTCTAAGGGAAAGGGAACAAGAGGATATTCGGGTGAAATTGGATTTTCTCTACGATCGAATTACAGAGATGAGTGATGAGTTTTTCTCCCGCCTGGTGAAGTCTTTTGAAAAGAATATTCGTCAGGGTGATCTGATGGGTATTATTAAAAACCTTTCATCGTCCCTCACGGGAGTGTTTTTGGCAGCACCTTTTCTCTCAAGTGCCAAGCATCTCTACAGTAACCGTGCGCTTCTGGTAGAGCTTCGTAAGCGCATGAATCTTCCTCTGCCAGATAAACCAAAGAAGATCCTCTGGTTTACCGATACGATAAACGATCTCAATGGAGTATCTGCCACTTTAAAGGAGCTGGGCTGGATTTCCTACAAAGAGCAGATGCCTCTAAAGTTTGTTACCTCACTGCTGGATCATGAGATTGATGAAGGTATTCCACCCAATACGATTTATCTGGATTTTTTCCATGCTTTTGCCCTGCCGTTTTATGACCATTACACGTTGAAACTTCCTTCACTGTTGCGGGCACTTGAGCGGCTTACAGCAGAAAATCCTGATGAGATATACATTTCTACCCCCGGGCCTCTCGGGCTTTTGGGGATACTTGTGGCCAAGCTGATGAATCTTCCCATCGCTTCTATCTATCATACAGATTTTGTGAGGGAGGCTGAAAAGATAGTTGAGGATGAGGGGATTCTTTCGCTTCTCAAGCAGTATGAACTTTGGTTTTATTCGATGGCGGATGAGGTGCGGTTCCAGAGTCAGGAGTATTTTCATATCCTGAAAGAGCGTGGAATTCCTGAATCAAAACTTCGTTTCCTTCCAAAAGGGATCAATACCAGTGTTTTCCGCTATCTTCCCGAGGTGAGGGATGTGTTCCATCATTCGTTTGGTATTCCTGAAGGGGTAAATCTGCTTTACGCCGGGAGAATCTCCAAAGATAAGAACGTGGATGTGCTCCTTGAAATTTACAAAAAGCTTTCGGAGAAGTATGAAAACATCAATCTGATTTTTGTAGGGGATGGACCCTATCTGAAGGATTTGAAGCACAAAGCAAAATCGTATGAAAGGGTGTTTTTCCTCGGAAAGATACGTCGGGACGCTTTGCCCCATGTGTATTCGGCATCGGATGTGTTTGTATTCCCGAGTACGACGGATACGTTTGGTATGGTGGTGCTTGAGGCTCAGGCCTGTGGAGTACCTGCCCTGGTTACCGATGAAGGTGGTCCTAAGCAAATCATCCTTCCCGAGGAGACAGGGTTTGTGCTTCCTGTGAGTGAGGTAGAGAAGTGGGTAGAAAAGATAGAGTATCTTATGCGGAAGCGTAAAACGCTTGAGTGGCGATATCTCCGACAGAAAGCCTCACAGCATGTCCAAAAGAATTATCGCTGGGAGGTAGTTCTTGGGAGTATTTTTGAAACGGTGTAG
- a CDS encoding phosphoribosylanthranilate isomerase produces the protein MTRVKICGLRDPHSLDMAVREGVHAVGFVFYEPSPRHISVGEARNLCLDIPPFVSRVGVFVDRSVEEILEIAHTAGLDAIQLHGEQYHEDHVRKLRGEWYGKVIKAVRVVSLDDDVIERYHKTEAHAILFDAWHPEEYGGTGQRVSVSIHTMQVWFSQRGILAGGIRKENLEEVLRFQPYAIDVSSGVEKEKGVKDPNLIREFLRYFYEKVSGLSNV, from the coding sequence GTGACAAGAGTCAAAATATGTGGGTTAAGAGATCCGCATTCCCTTGATATGGCCGTCAGAGAAGGGGTTCATGCTGTGGGTTTTGTGTTTTATGAGCCAAGCCCTCGGCATATCTCCGTTGGGGAGGCGAGAAACCTTTGTCTGGATATTCCCCCTTTTGTGTCCCGTGTTGGGGTTTTTGTGGATAGGTCTGTTGAGGAGATCCTTGAGATTGCCCATACGGCAGGCCTGGATGCCATTCAGCTTCATGGTGAACAGTATCATGAGGATCATGTGCGAAAACTTCGTGGTGAGTGGTACGGCAAAGTGATCAAAGCTGTGAGGGTGGTTTCTCTGGATGATGATGTGATTGAAAGATACCACAAGACAGAAGCTCACGCCATACTCTTTGATGCGTGGCACCCTGAGGAGTATGGGGGAACAGGGCAAAGGGTTTCAGTGAGTATCCATACCATGCAGGTGTGGTTTTCACAGAGGGGGATTCTTGCCGGTGGTATTCGAAAAGAGAATCTCGAGGAAGTGCTTCGGTTTCAACCGTATGCTATCGATGTCTCGAGCGGGGTAGAAAAAGAAAAAGGGGTCAAAGACCCCAATCTTATTCGAGAGTTTCTCCGATACTTTTACGAAAAGGTGTCAGGCTTGAGCAACGTCTAA
- a CDS encoding 4Fe-4S binding protein: MIAVNEKFCPKNHICPVIRLCPVGAISQPTPFSAPVVDQEKCIDCGRCVRACRTFTRVSLDVAQA; encoded by the coding sequence ATGATTGCAGTAAACGAGAAATTCTGTCCCAAGAACCATATCTGTCCCGTGATACGGCTCTGTCCCGTAGGGGCAATCTCTCAACCAACCCCCTTTTCAGCCCCTGTAGTTGACCAGGAAAAATGTATCGATTGCGGAAGATGTGTTCGTGCTTGTCGTACCTTTACGAGAGTCTCTTTAGACGTTGCTCAAGCCTGA
- a CDS encoding alpha-amylase family glycosyl hydrolase: protein MKRFLSWGSSILLLFLVLGCGGGKAPAAKQTTSSSTSDYTFTQKVAAAYRQSDTRVELKMKYDDAKSYAYTLEVWDYETKTPIQVVEKQPGKKKGEYVLTTSPLSQDKNYLVAVISDTADGKATNTFEIQPGNEWLNRFFSDKPLGCTISGNSATFRVFAPRATRVVLALFDTPYEGPVEAEKQAGEKQIEMKKDANGVWEVTLQGNYVGKFYGYRVWGPAGDTEAFNPKIIIADPYSKALATKQTSPQYHLTVIVDPSTYRWQSKEAYMPYKQHELIVYEMHVRDMTMLSKNITKKGTYEGLVEDGKEGGIAHIKELGVNAVELLPTHEFNEIEAPYMVKAPGIVYNNWNVYGRNHWGYMTSCYFAPEAFYFEGKVRPGKWIGTTGAQVYAFKAMVDAFHKNGIAVLMDVVYNHVSQYDRNALKYIDKKYYFFMNELGGYDARSGCGNDYKSDRPMSSRLIVDSTTYWVKEYRVDGYRFDLGTIIDWKTYEALVPAVKKINPNAYFTAEPWMGGRGEPRDGGGYSLNEGNNGFDKRGMGSWNDKFRNLVRGGANASYGASAGLVFGNAPIAEMKKAVQGYPSLFSYVGNSFNYIESHDNNTFGDFLRLGNRDLKKDTALDVFTDGKFDVQKYLKLTKLTEKQMKQAKLGALFLFTVPGAVMMHEGQEFARMKVVVPPTQKDIYPENTGNWILDEKGQWINAADGNKKWSSKPRPWVIDHDSYEKDNAANWIVWELKNVNRELYDYYRGLIKMRRTYPAFSAGAGTKVQFIDAKTKDGSANLNSALGYIYPAEVTKDKYTFMVLINGNLGKKASFTLPDGEWNVMVDGQTSSVQGKKVSGKVVLDEMSGMVLYR, encoded by the coding sequence ATGAAAAGATTTTTGTCATGGGGAAGCAGTATTCTTTTACTGTTTCTAGTGCTCGGATGTGGAGGAGGTAAAGCACCTGCAGCAAAACAGACCACCTCTTCATCAACAAGTGACTATACTTTTACTCAGAAAGTAGCAGCAGCCTACCGGCAGTCAGATACTAGAGTTGAACTCAAGATGAAATACGACGATGCCAAAAGCTATGCCTACACGCTCGAAGTATGGGACTACGAGACCAAAACCCCTATCCAGGTTGTCGAAAAACAACCCGGCAAAAAGAAAGGCGAATATGTCCTCACGACATCCCCCCTTTCTCAAGACAAAAACTACCTTGTGGCCGTCATTTCAGACACGGCTGATGGGAAAGCTACGAACACTTTTGAGATCCAGCCCGGAAATGAATGGCTCAATCGTTTCTTCTCTGATAAACCACTCGGGTGTACAATCTCTGGTAACAGTGCCACTTTCCGTGTTTTTGCTCCTCGTGCAACACGGGTAGTTCTCGCCCTCTTTGACACCCCCTATGAAGGCCCTGTTGAAGCCGAAAAACAAGCCGGTGAAAAACAAATTGAGATGAAAAAAGATGCCAACGGCGTATGGGAAGTCACTCTTCAGGGAAATTATGTGGGTAAATTTTATGGTTACCGCGTATGGGGACCAGCTGGAGATACCGAGGCATTCAATCCCAAAATCATCATCGCTGATCCTTATTCAAAGGCTCTAGCCACCAAGCAAACCTCTCCCCAGTACCATCTCACCGTTATCGTCGATCCCTCTACTTATCGCTGGCAGTCCAAAGAAGCCTACATGCCCTACAAACAGCATGAACTGATTGTATACGAGATGCATGTTCGCGATATGACCATGCTCTCCAAAAACATCACCAAGAAAGGGACGTATGAAGGATTGGTCGAAGATGGAAAAGAAGGGGGAATTGCACATATCAAAGAACTCGGGGTAAACGCCGTAGAGCTTCTCCCTACCCACGAGTTTAACGAAATCGAAGCCCCCTACATGGTAAAAGCACCTGGTATCGTCTACAACAACTGGAACGTCTATGGACGCAACCACTGGGGATACATGACAAGTTGTTATTTTGCTCCTGAAGCGTTCTATTTTGAAGGCAAAGTTCGTCCTGGCAAATGGATAGGTACCACCGGGGCTCAGGTTTACGCTTTTAAAGCCATGGTCGATGCCTTCCACAAAAATGGTATCGCTGTCCTCATGGATGTGGTGTATAACCACGTCTCCCAGTACGACAGAAACGCACTCAAATACATCGACAAGAAGTACTACTTCTTCATGAATGAACTCGGCGGATACGATGCCCGATCAGGGTGTGGCAATGACTACAAGTCTGACAGACCTATGTCCAGTCGTCTCATTGTAGACAGCACCACCTACTGGGTCAAAGAGTACCGCGTTGACGGTTACCGCTTCGATCTGGGTACTATCATCGACTGGAAAACCTATGAAGCCCTCGTTCCCGCTGTGAAAAAAATCAACCCCAACGCTTACTTCACCGCAGAGCCCTGGATGGGCGGACGCGGCGAACCTCGTGACGGTGGTGGTTACTCCCTCAACGAAGGCAACAACGGCTTCGACAAACGAGGCATGGGTTCCTGGAACGACAAATTCCGCAACCTCGTCCGTGGAGGAGCCAATGCAAGCTATGGGGCTTCCGCTGGTCTGGTGTTTGGGAATGCTCCAATTGCTGAGATGAAAAAAGCTGTGCAGGGGTATCCTTCTCTCTTTAGCTATGTTGGTAACTCCTTCAACTATATTGAATCTCACGACAACAATACCTTTGGTGACTTCCTGAGACTGGGCAATAGAGATCTCAAAAAGGATACGGCTCTTGATGTATTTACTGACGGCAAATTCGATGTTCAGAAGTACCTCAAGCTTACCAAGCTCACCGAAAAGCAAATGAAACAAGCAAAACTCGGCGCTCTCTTCCTCTTCACAGTACCCGGTGCTGTGATGATGCATGAAGGACAGGAGTTTGCTCGTATGAAGGTAGTGGTACCACCCACGCAAAAAGATATTTATCCCGAAAACACAGGAAACTGGATCCTCGACGAAAAGGGCCAATGGATCAATGCTGCTGATGGAAACAAGAAATGGTCTTCCAAACCTCGTCCATGGGTGATTGACCATGACAGCTACGAAAAAGACAACGCGGCCAACTGGATTGTCTGGGAACTCAAGAATGTCAACCGTGAACTCTACGACTACTATCGTGGTCTCATCAAGATGCGCCGAACCTATCCTGCCTTTAGTGCCGGCGCTGGTACCAAGGTCCAGTTCATAGATGCCAAGACAAAGGATGGAAGCGCCAATCTCAACTCAGCTCTCGGGTATATTTATCCTGCTGAAGTTACCAAAGACAAATACACCTTCATGGTGTTAATCAATGGTAACCTCGGCAAAAAAGCCTCCTTCACCCTCCCTGATGGTGAATGGAACGTCATGGTTGACGGTCAAACATCATCCGTACAGGGCAAGAAGGTAAGCGGAAAAGTGGTGCTCGATGAAATGAGTGGCATGGTCCTCTACCGATAA
- a CDS encoding sodium:solute symporter family protein, which translates to MIWVQILFIIYWVGFLWLAWNKRKQLHNYDDYVVAGRKQSTSMVWFSLLATAIGASALLGVTANAEKVGWPVFWWLGVGAIGLALQGWLITSRVREIEAHTLPELEEKLIGKTARWLTGVVIGISWIGIVAAQFKALGSVMNIFWPGIDGRLIIGLVGIAMTLYTMVGGQLSVMATDRWQFALIFLAVFLPLFLGIGDGRSYEVPFVMWNDKFTIKDWFIYLILTGGAYFVGPDMFSRAFCARDGKTARKAVWFSSVGVAVLALAITWVGIMASRIAPGEGVGILRLVEAKMGIIGQVIVAFGILSALVSSADTTLLSSGTIWVQDIFGLRSVKAIKIAIGGIGILAILLALLNTPLLQMLLNVYSLYVPAVVPATAVALLALNSKRKPVSGILLAAIGLGALFGMISFTGIGPWIKPDKLIAVWGTVIAVLVSLLAWISGKPKS; encoded by the coding sequence ATGATCTGGGTCCAAATACTTTTTATTATTTACTGGGTGGGATTTCTCTGGCTAGCATGGAACAAAAGAAAACAGCTTCACAACTACGATGACTATGTGGTTGCTGGAAGAAAACAATCCACCTCGATGGTATGGTTTTCTCTTCTGGCCACAGCGATTGGAGCCTCTGCACTGCTTGGTGTCACCGCAAATGCAGAAAAAGTCGGCTGGCCAGTTTTTTGGTGGCTGGGAGTCGGGGCTATAGGACTTGCTTTGCAAGGCTGGCTTATCACAAGCCGGGTAAGGGAAATAGAGGCTCACACCCTCCCCGAACTGGAAGAAAAACTCATAGGAAAAACAGCCCGATGGCTTACCGGCGTGGTAATCGGCATCTCCTGGATCGGAATTGTGGCGGCACAGTTTAAAGCTCTGGGAAGCGTGATGAATATTTTCTGGCCGGGGATAGATGGCAGACTCATCATCGGGTTGGTGGGAATCGCCATGACACTCTACACGATGGTAGGCGGACAACTCTCTGTCATGGCCACCGATCGATGGCAATTCGCTTTGATCTTCTTGGCCGTATTTCTGCCCCTCTTCCTTGGAATTGGTGACGGCCGATCGTATGAGGTTCCCTTTGTCATGTGGAACGACAAATTCACCATAAAAGATTGGTTTATTTACCTCATTTTGACAGGAGGAGCGTATTTTGTAGGACCAGACATGTTCTCCCGAGCCTTCTGTGCCCGGGATGGCAAAACAGCCCGGAAAGCTGTGTGGTTTTCCTCTGTTGGTGTGGCTGTGCTTGCCCTGGCCATCACGTGGGTAGGCATTATGGCTTCTCGTATTGCTCCCGGTGAAGGGGTTGGAATACTTCGTCTCGTAGAAGCAAAAATGGGCATCATCGGCCAGGTTATTGTAGCATTTGGAATTCTCTCAGCACTGGTTTCCTCAGCTGATACCACACTCCTTTCTTCCGGAACCATATGGGTGCAGGATATTTTTGGTCTACGGAGTGTAAAAGCAATCAAAATAGCCATTGGAGGCATCGGCATCCTGGCTATACTCCTTGCATTACTGAATACTCCTCTTCTCCAGATGCTTCTCAATGTGTATAGTTTGTACGTCCCTGCAGTGGTTCCTGCAACTGCCGTTGCGCTTTTAGCCCTCAACTCCAAAAGAAAACCTGTGTCCGGGATTCTTCTGGCAGCTATAGGATTAGGGGCTCTTTTTGGAATGATTTCCTTTACGGGAATAGGTCCCTGGATAAAACCAGACAAGCTGATAGCTGTCTGGGGAACTGTCATAGCCGTCCTCGTCTCACTTCTGGCATGGATATCAGGAAAGCCTAAAAGCTAA
- a CDS encoding glutamate synthase-related protein: MIEWPKTNDVLGTVNRGNVTESGLCTLCRADCQGKCETWLSSMRGRKMLYPRDFGYVTAGSGNTTHLGVNYNSLRIQGYNYGAFGIPKGLSNSPDDCIFPNVNIETSFGSQVKTKVRVPIMTGALGSTFVAARYWDSFAIGAALVGFPIVVGENVVGIDKQAIIENGKIKKAPELDRRIDTYLRYYDGYGAILVQMNVEDTRNGVAEYVIEKYGDKVIIELKWGQGAKDIGGEIQVTDLDYAIFLKNRGYVVDPDPTIPEVQEAFKHGAIRAFARHSRLGYTNLSTPEAVYKEFMKGVKHLRKLGFKRITLKTGSYGMEALAMAIRFASDAKLDLLTIDGSGGGTGMSPWNMMETWGVPSVLLHAKAYEYASLLASRGKKVVDMAFAGGLAREDHIFKALALGAPFTKLVCMGRALMIPGFLGANIQGVLDPSSRERLNGNWDSLPKTVTEIGSKPEEIFAGYYDVQKKVGASEMKNIPLGAIAVWTLADKLAGGLQQLLAGARKFDVSQISRDDIAAANRETEKETGIKFITDIQDEAAKKILTM, encoded by the coding sequence ATGATCGAATGGCCCAAAACAAACGATGTCCTCGGAACAGTAAACCGGGGAAACGTCACTGAATCTGGTCTATGTACCCTCTGTCGTGCTGATTGTCAGGGTAAATGTGAGACCTGGCTTTCCAGTATGCGTGGTCGCAAGATGCTTTATCCTCGAGATTTCGGGTACGTAACTGCCGGAAGCGGGAACACCACCCACCTTGGAGTAAACTACAACTCCCTCCGTATCCAGGGATACAACTACGGTGCGTTTGGCATTCCCAAAGGTCTTTCCAACTCTCCCGATGATTGTATCTTCCCCAATGTCAACATAGAAACTTCGTTTGGTTCCCAGGTAAAGACAAAGGTCCGTGTCCCCATTATGACAGGGGCTCTTGGTTCCACCTTCGTTGCAGCTCGTTACTGGGATTCTTTTGCCATTGGAGCAGCTCTGGTTGGATTTCCTATTGTTGTGGGAGAAAATGTTGTCGGTATCGACAAACAGGCCATCATCGAAAATGGTAAAATCAAAAAAGCACCAGAACTTGACCGCCGTATTGATACCTATCTCCGATACTACGATGGCTATGGTGCAATCCTTGTTCAGATGAATGTTGAAGATACACGAAACGGTGTAGCTGAATATGTCATCGAAAAATACGGAGACAAAGTGATCATCGAGCTCAAATGGGGACAGGGAGCCAAGGATATTGGCGGAGAAATCCAGGTTACCGATCTGGACTATGCGATCTTTTTGAAGAATCGAGGCTATGTAGTAGACCCAGATCCAACAATTCCTGAGGTCCAGGAAGCCTTTAAACATGGTGCCATTCGAGCGTTTGCCCGCCATAGCCGTCTCGGCTATACCAACCTGAGTACCCCGGAGGCTGTTTACAAAGAATTTATGAAAGGTGTCAAACACCTCCGCAAACTGGGCTTCAAGCGTATCACCCTTAAAACCGGTTCCTATGGCATGGAAGCCCTCGCTATGGCTATACGTTTTGCTAGCGACGCAAAGCTGGATCTGCTAACTATTGATGGCTCTGGTGGTGGTACAGGAATGAGTCCATGGAACATGATGGAAACATGGGGAGTCCCATCCGTTCTTCTCCATGCCAAGGCCTATGAATATGCTTCTCTTCTGGCAAGTCGTGGCAAAAAGGTTGTGGATATGGCTTTTGCTGGTGGTCTTGCTCGTGAAGATCATATCTTTAAAGCTCTTGCCCTTGGAGCCCCATTCACCAAGCTCGTCTGTATGGGACGTGCCTTGATGATTCCAGGATTTTTGGGAGCAAACATCCAGGGCGTGCTTGATCCATCCAGTCGAGAACGTCTCAACGGAAACTGGGACAGTCTTCCCAAAACTGTCACTGAGATCGGAAGTAAACCAGAAGAAATCTTCGCCGGTTATTACGATGTCCAGAAAAAGGTCGGAGCATCTGAGATGAAAAATATCCCTCTCGGTGCTATTGCTGTCTGGACACTTGCAGATAAACTCGCCGGAGGACTCCAACAGCTTCTGGCTGGAGCACGAAAATTTGATGTCTCTCAGATTTCAAGAGACGACATAGCTGCCGCTAACCGGGAAACCGAAAAAGAAACAGGAATCAAGTTCATCACCGATATTCAGGACGAAGCAGCTAAAAAAATTCTTACCATGTAA